The following coding sequences are from one Lycium ferocissimum isolate CSIRO_LF1 chromosome 3, AGI_CSIRO_Lferr_CH_V1, whole genome shotgun sequence window:
- the LOC132049997 gene encoding cleavage stimulation factor subunit 77 isoform X1, which yields MTDKYNVEAAEILANEALRLPISEAVPMYEQLLSTFPTAAKFWKQYVEAHMAVNNDDATKQIFSRCLLNCLQIPLWRCYIRFIRKANDKRGNEGQEETRKAYDFMLNYVGADIASGPVWMEYIAFLRSLPAQTTQEESQRMTSVRKIYQRAIVTPTHHVEQLWRDYENFENSISRALAKGLLSEYQPKYNSARAVYRERKKYIDEIDWNMLAIPPSGSSKEEMQWMAWKKLLAFEKANPQRIDSASANKRIVFTYEQCLMYLYHYPDIWYEYATWHAKAGSVDSAIKVFQRALKALPDSEMLRYAYAELEESRGAIQAAKKVYESLLGDGSNASALSHIQFIRFLRRSEGVEASRKYFVDARKSPNCTYHVYVAYAMMAFCLDKDAKLAHNVFEAGLKRFMHEPGYILEYADFLYRLNDDRNIRALFERALSSLPPEESVEVWKKFTQFEQMYGDLASMLKVEQRRKEALSRAGDDGTSELESSLQDVVSRYSFMDLWPCSSNDLDHLARQEWLARNINKKTDKPTLGTEAGSADKTSSGVSSNTNPPVKVVYPGTSKMTVYDPRQMPGPAALAVPSPAGALSHSGPFSSSGPPNSLNDILKSLPPAFAAFVANLPAVEGPSPDADFVISVCLQSNIPLATGKSGTTSLPSQSGPAQSTSDLSDSSKLRSRDRQPGKRKDMTRQEDDESTTIQSQPLPRDVFKIRQLQKTRVSNSSRVTSSYTGSASYGSALSGDLSGSTG from the exons GCAAAATTCTGGAAGCAATATGTTGAGGCACACATGGCGGTAAATAATGATGATGCGACGAAGCAAATATTTAGTCGCTGCCTCTTAAACTGTCTACAGATTCCACTTTG GCGCTGTTACATCCGCTTTATCAGGAAAGCCAATGACAAGAGGGGGAATGAGGGGCAAGAAGAGACAAgaaaagcttatgatttcatgcTTAACTATGTTG GAGCGGACATCGCCTCAGGTCCGGTGTGGATGGAGTACATTGCATTTTTAAGGTCTTTGCCT GCTCAAACCACACAAGAAGAATCACAACGAATGACTTCTGTGAGGAAAATCTACCAAAGAGCTATTGTCACCCCAACACATCATGTGGAACAACTTTGGAGGGACTATGAGAATTTTGAGAATTCAATTAGTCGGGCCTTG GCAAAAGGGCTGCTGTCTGAATATCAACCAAAATATAACAGTGCAAGGGCTGTATATAGAGAAAGGAAGAAGTAcattgatgaaattgattggaaTATGCTAGCGATTCCACCTTCCGGCTCTTCTAAG GAGGAAATGCAATGGATGGCGTGGAAAAAACTTCTAGCCTTTGAGAA AGCAAACCCTCAGCGGATAGACAGTGCTTCTGCTAATAAAAGAATCGTGTTCACATACGAGCAG TGCCTCATGTACTTGTATCATTATCCTGACATATGGTATGAATATGCCACATGGCATGCAAAAGCTGGTTCAGTAGACTCCGCTATCAAGGTTTTCCAGCGAGCTCTGAAAGCACTTCCTg ATTCCGAAATGCTGAGATATGCTTACGCTGAACTTGAGGAATCACGTGGAGCCATTCAG GCTGCTAAAAAAGTATATGAAAGTCTTTTGGGGGATGGATCCAATGCCTCTGCGCTGTCACATATCCAG TTTATAAGGTTTTTAAGAAGAAGTGAAGGAGTGGAAGCATCTCGCAAATACTTTGTTGATGCACGCAAATCCCCAAATTGCACTTACCATGTTTATGTAGCTTATGCAATGATGGCCTTTTGTCTTGACAAGGATGCAAAG CTGGCGCACAATGTGTTTGAAGCAGGGTTAAAACGCTTTATGCATGAGCCTGGATACATCCTTGA ATATGCAGATTTCCTTTATCGTTTGAATGACGATAGAAACATCAGGGCACTATTTGAACGTGCATTGAGCTCACTGCCGCCAGAGGAATCTGTTGAG GTTTGGAAAAAGTTCACTCAATTTGAGCAAATGTATGGAGACCTTGCTAGCATGTTGAAG GTTGAGCAGAGAAGGAAAGAAGCTCTTTCCAGAGCAGGTGATGATGGAACATCAGAGTTAGAGAGTTCATTGCAAGATGTTGTATCACGCTACAGTTTCATGGATCTTTGGCCTTGCTCTTCAAATGACTTGGATCATTTAGCACGCCAAGAG TGGCTCGCGAGGAACATCAATAAAAAAACTGACAAACCTACTCTTGGTACTGAGGCAGGTTCTGCAG ATAAGACTTCTTCTGGTGTTTCATCCAACACAAATCCGCCTGTCAAGGTAGTGTATCCAGGTACTTCAAAAATGACGGTTTATGACCCGAGGCAAATGCCAG GTCCTGCTGCGCTTGCAGTTCCATCTCCTGCAGGCGCCTTGTCCCATTCTGGTCCATTTAGCAGCAGTGGACCGCCAAATtctcttaatgatattttgaaatCGTTGCCCCCTGCATTTGCGGCGTTCGTTGCAAATTTGCCAGCCGTTGAAG GTCCTTCTCCTGATGCTGATTTTGTGATATCTGTATGTTTGCAAAGCAACATTCCTTTAGCAACTGGAAAATCCGGAACCACCTCTCTGCCATCGCAGTCGGGCCCTGCTCAATCTACAAGTGACCTCTCTGATTCAAGCAAATTAAGGTCGAGAGACAGACAGCCTGGAAAGAGGAAAGACATGACCA GGCAAGAGGATGATGAATCGACAACTATTCAAAGCCAGCCCCTTCCTAGAGATGTTTTCAAGATTCGCCAATTACAAAAAACCCGTGTTAGTAATTCGTCTCGAGTTACTAGTTCATACACTGGATCAGCATCATATGGAAGTGCTCTTTCCGGAGACCTCTCGGGCAGCACTGGTTGA
- the LOC132049997 gene encoding cleavage stimulation factor subunit 77 isoform X2: MTSVRKIYQRAIVTPTHHVEQLWRDYENFENSISRALAKGLLSEYQPKYNSARAVYRERKKYIDEIDWNMLAIPPSGSSKEEMQWMAWKKLLAFEKANPQRIDSASANKRIVFTYEQCLMYLYHYPDIWYEYATWHAKAGSVDSAIKVFQRALKALPDSEMLRYAYAELEESRGAIQAAKKVYESLLGDGSNASALSHIQFIRFLRRSEGVEASRKYFVDARKSPNCTYHVYVAYAMMAFCLDKDAKLAHNVFEAGLKRFMHEPGYILEYADFLYRLNDDRNIRALFERALSSLPPEESVEVWKKFTQFEQMYGDLASMLKVEQRRKEALSRAGDDGTSELESSLQDVVSRYSFMDLWPCSSNDLDHLARQEWLARNINKKTDKPTLGTEAGSADKTSSGVSSNTNPPVKVVYPGTSKMTVYDPRQMPGPAALAVPSPAGALSHSGPFSSSGPPNSLNDILKSLPPAFAAFVANLPAVEGPSPDADFVISVCLQSNIPLATGKSGTTSLPSQSGPAQSTSDLSDSSKLRSRDRQPGKRKDMTRQEDDESTTIQSQPLPRDVFKIRQLQKTRVSNSSRVTSSYTGSASYGSALSGDLSGSTG, encoded by the exons ATGACTTCTGTGAGGAAAATCTACCAAAGAGCTATTGTCACCCCAACACATCATGTGGAACAACTTTGGAGGGACTATGAGAATTTTGAGAATTCAATTAGTCGGGCCTTG GCAAAAGGGCTGCTGTCTGAATATCAACCAAAATATAACAGTGCAAGGGCTGTATATAGAGAAAGGAAGAAGTAcattgatgaaattgattggaaTATGCTAGCGATTCCACCTTCCGGCTCTTCTAAG GAGGAAATGCAATGGATGGCGTGGAAAAAACTTCTAGCCTTTGAGAA AGCAAACCCTCAGCGGATAGACAGTGCTTCTGCTAATAAAAGAATCGTGTTCACATACGAGCAG TGCCTCATGTACTTGTATCATTATCCTGACATATGGTATGAATATGCCACATGGCATGCAAAAGCTGGTTCAGTAGACTCCGCTATCAAGGTTTTCCAGCGAGCTCTGAAAGCACTTCCTg ATTCCGAAATGCTGAGATATGCTTACGCTGAACTTGAGGAATCACGTGGAGCCATTCAG GCTGCTAAAAAAGTATATGAAAGTCTTTTGGGGGATGGATCCAATGCCTCTGCGCTGTCACATATCCAG TTTATAAGGTTTTTAAGAAGAAGTGAAGGAGTGGAAGCATCTCGCAAATACTTTGTTGATGCACGCAAATCCCCAAATTGCACTTACCATGTTTATGTAGCTTATGCAATGATGGCCTTTTGTCTTGACAAGGATGCAAAG CTGGCGCACAATGTGTTTGAAGCAGGGTTAAAACGCTTTATGCATGAGCCTGGATACATCCTTGA ATATGCAGATTTCCTTTATCGTTTGAATGACGATAGAAACATCAGGGCACTATTTGAACGTGCATTGAGCTCACTGCCGCCAGAGGAATCTGTTGAG GTTTGGAAAAAGTTCACTCAATTTGAGCAAATGTATGGAGACCTTGCTAGCATGTTGAAG GTTGAGCAGAGAAGGAAAGAAGCTCTTTCCAGAGCAGGTGATGATGGAACATCAGAGTTAGAGAGTTCATTGCAAGATGTTGTATCACGCTACAGTTTCATGGATCTTTGGCCTTGCTCTTCAAATGACTTGGATCATTTAGCACGCCAAGAG TGGCTCGCGAGGAACATCAATAAAAAAACTGACAAACCTACTCTTGGTACTGAGGCAGGTTCTGCAG ATAAGACTTCTTCTGGTGTTTCATCCAACACAAATCCGCCTGTCAAGGTAGTGTATCCAGGTACTTCAAAAATGACGGTTTATGACCCGAGGCAAATGCCAG GTCCTGCTGCGCTTGCAGTTCCATCTCCTGCAGGCGCCTTGTCCCATTCTGGTCCATTTAGCAGCAGTGGACCGCCAAATtctcttaatgatattttgaaatCGTTGCCCCCTGCATTTGCGGCGTTCGTTGCAAATTTGCCAGCCGTTGAAG GTCCTTCTCCTGATGCTGATTTTGTGATATCTGTATGTTTGCAAAGCAACATTCCTTTAGCAACTGGAAAATCCGGAACCACCTCTCTGCCATCGCAGTCGGGCCCTGCTCAATCTACAAGTGACCTCTCTGATTCAAGCAAATTAAGGTCGAGAGACAGACAGCCTGGAAAGAGGAAAGACATGACCA GGCAAGAGGATGATGAATCGACAACTATTCAAAGCCAGCCCCTTCCTAGAGATGTTTTCAAGATTCGCCAATTACAAAAAACCCGTGTTAGTAATTCGTCTCGAGTTACTAGTTCATACACTGGATCAGCATCATATGGAAGTGCTCTTTCCGGAGACCTCTCGGGCAGCACTGGTTGA